A window of Magnolia sinica isolate HGM2019 chromosome 13, MsV1, whole genome shotgun sequence genomic DNA:
GCGAATAAGAGTAACCATAACTAATGGAAATAACTGAATTATGCATCaggtatatatataaaagatatcTTGGATGGTGAAAATGCATTTGGAAGATGATAACTCCtagtttaaaaatagaaaaaagaaaaaaagaatgcaaATGAGCTAAAACAAGCATAGGAATTGTCGTATTATAAAGCTAAAGCAAGTGTCAAAATCACGGATCAATGAATTGTGTTTATTGCATTGAAAGCATTACTGGTCCCAATCCCATataaaggagggttgcgtcaggttggcagTTGGCGTAAAACCTCAACCACAACTTTTATCACGAGTATTGATAATTTGACATTTAAAGCTAATAGAGTAGAATggcagaacatgattcatgtagccgccCCAATTAATTAGGAAAGTtttagatgacgatgatgatgagagtggaatggtggaacgggATTCATTTAGTTGAACAGAATTAGCTcagacaaggcttagatgatgacgacgatgactGTGTATGGCATTGGCGTTAATCCGGAGAGGACTAGATTATACCTTCAAATTTTCTAGAGTTTAGGAGTTATGCCTATCAATTTTATGAAAATCAAACTTCTTCATATCTTCGCCACCAAACTTGTCTAAATTGAAATGGTAATATATCTACACTTAAACTCAGGCCTGGAAGTAATGCGGTTGATGGTCCAGTGCCTGGGTAAAGGAGGGTTGATGTCAACCAGTCGTTGAACTTTTGCCAAACAATCATGAGAATTTTTGTTTGGAATTGTGAATTGGTGCTgctcaaagagagagagatgtggcaAGTAACTAGAgaaggttatgatgatgatgagatagGTGAGGAGCCATCCCAAATCCCACCCCAACCACCCAGCTACATCAAAGAAGCCCAATCACATAGCAACCCTTTTCCAAAGATCGAGCCCGACCACGCAGGAGTTATAGACAAGTGGACGGTTCAATCAATCAAATTTTAGAACACCCATTAGGTCAAGGCCACACTTCATGATCcaatgatcctatccatccaaaagTCAGTCATAGTTTTAATGATAAATGATCCCACGCAACATTGTATGTTAACATACAACATCTTTATTTCTGCTTATGTATCACTGCATTGGAACATCCAAGTCGTGAAAAGGGTGGAGCATACTGTGAAGATCATATGGAGCGAAATGGAATGATccactcatcagttgggccatAAACATACGTCCAGTCAAACCATCAGCTGCACATTGATTTCAGTGTAGCCTGCTTGATGAATGTCCCAACCCAGTTTTCATTCCAGCCGATTTTTAATACATGGGCAAGCTTTCAAATGGCTCAGATGTTATACTAAAGTGACCCATTAGTGGAAATTAAAACGTTGTATGTTAAGTTAACATACAATGTTGTATCTGATCATCTCTCATTTTTAATAGCAATCTGTTTAATCTCCTTTATTCTCTAAATGGCCCATTGGAAGAATCATTCTTGCCATACAACCTACAAATTGATTAATCTCCTTTATTCTATCCTTAGTCGAGTCAGGAGGTACAGTTAAATGACTCGGTGACTTGGACCACCTTGTTTTGTCTTGAGTCAAGACACGACTCACTCGAGCCTGAAGTGACTTGGGGTGTTGAACCAGATCGGGTCCGACcgaatctgagttgactcggatgaGTCCCAACAGACTCATTTGAGTCTTAAGACCACGTCAGGGGTGACTCTCCGAATTGGGCCAAGTCAGGAATATTTTGAGAACAGACTCGTGGTGCCGAACCCGTTCAGACTCGGCTGATTCGACAATCCATTCATGAGAAACGATTCCAGCCACAAAAATCGACGGACATTGTTGGAGAAAACTATCATCAGATCTCCAAAAGGTAAATGAAAGACGAATTATAGGGTCCTGATGCACGTAACTCAGGCATTTGGGCCATTTCTTGTAAATCCAGACAATTGCGCAGATGGTCCCTCCATGGATGGGGTTTTCCTTCCAGAATCTCCCTGATCTTAAGATCTGACCCTCCAATTAGTGGACCACAAATTGACGGTAACGAGAAAAGAACACTTCAACTGCCTGGCGAAATGGCCAACGATTGGATGAGTAAGATCTATTGATCCATGATATTTTCATAGAATCGCCACCATCCACGGTAGGCCCGATCAGGTTAACCGTCTGGATCAGCGAACCACAGCGCGCATAGCTCTTGAGAACCGTCATCAGATCATGCAGTTGAAGAAACACAGGGTTATCGTACGGATTACCAATACCAAACCAtagaaaagagatttttctgaagATGAAGGTTAGTTACGCACCTGCGCACGGTAGACTGCAGAGGAAACAAACACCTGAATTGCTGGAACGGAACAGAGGATGATCGGCAAAACCCTTTTTTGATTTGGTTCTTATATTGTTGGGGGTAGAAgaagacgcggatttcctgcgaaagtctttcgcaggaagttcctgcgccgggaacctaggtggggcccactgtgatgtttgtgagaaatcctacccgtccatccgttttttgagttaaATTCAGGATTtaaagccaaaaatgaaccatttccaaaatctcaagtgggccaaaaatgtgataattgaaagtccacggttgaaatattcgtggcaGAAGTTTcgagtcatgctaatatttgtgatttcagttgaTCCCAGACTCCCAGTAGGAATGGATGGCTTGTAAACGtcactgtcgaacccaggtagattttaacggtaggaatttccctaaccacattttcctgtagtacggcccacttgagctttgaatacggttcattttggcatcatgtcctgaaatgaactcaaaaaacagacGGAAggagggaggatttctcacaaacatcacagtggccccacctgggttcccagagCAGGAACTTGGCAGGAAAGCCTTTTGCGTGAAGTGGAATGAGTCATGTGTGCGGGGTCCGTTcatcgggtggggcccaccacaaaaaTGCCATGATTCATGAAAACACGCGCGCACATTCAGTGGATCGGACTCATGTAAAGTCATCCAGGCCGTCTGAATATTGGACCACATCCTGATTTCAGCATAGATCGAAAATCAAAATGagtggatgatcttaaccatctaattccACCCTTTCGGATCTGCCGTCCAATACTTGGCTCTGATTACTGGAGCTTTCATTTGAGCCGGCATTACTTTTGCTTGTAATGCATACATGCGCCATCCAATCCAGTCAATCAGACACTCCCCACCAGGACAAAGATGCATCTCAAAATTCAGACCATTCCATCCTTAGGTGGACCATTCCCGCGGAAAAcaatttgaatttcaaatttcagttagaaaagagaaatgctttCCCCATGTTTCAACTAGCCGTTACAGTCAAAGCTAATCCTTCAGAACATGTACATAAAAAAGACTCATCCTCCCAACTAATATTAATCTTATTCTGCGTCGAATTCAGAATCGTCagttgcatcttcttcttcttcttcaccctCAGAGTCGCTCACAACATACTTTGCGGGTGCACGATTCACTCTCTGCGACCGGGCCCTCGGTGGCGGAATGACCATGTTCGTCTCTTCATGGCTGGAAGAAGACGAGCTGCCTGATTCCGGGGATCCATCATCACCCTTCTTGCCATTGATCCTGCCCAATACAGAGCTACTCTTCTTGTTGAAAGGCGAAGCTCTCATCTTCCTCACCTTCTTCTCAGGGGAGTTTGCAGCATTTTCCGCTGCCTTCAGCATTCCAGTTGCCAGCTTCTGGTTCAAAACAACCGCCTTTACCACTCCTCTCTTTCTTCCCCCTGATGTCGCTGGTTTAGCTTTAGCATTTGCAGGTTTACGTGCTCCTTTCTTTCCTCCTTTTGGCATTAGCTCTGGCTCAAAATCTACATCGTAGTCATCGTTGTTCTGTTTCTCTTCTGGGATGGTTTTCATGGCGTCATCTTCACCATCGGACACCTCAACAAAGGTTGATGAAGACTTTTTGGCCGTATTCCTTCTGCTTGGCTCCTTCCTTGGTTCTTCGGTACTTTCTTCGGTTTCCATAGCTATAGAAGCAAGTAGAGAATTAACGGGAACTCTCCAATGCAGCAGATTTACAGCAAGAAAGATGATGCAATGGAATGGCATTGTGGTATGTTTGTGCAAGATCCAGGCTATTAATCAAGTCGCCCCACCATGCACATGAAAACAGCTGCTTAAATGGAAACGACGGATGGCCTGATGAACAGACTGGATCTCATGTGGACATCCACATCATACGGTCGAAAAACTGCAAAAGAAGGGATATGGGGGACATGGATGATCATATACCTGTTTGATCTGAAGGAGAATCAATGTTATATGCCGCCAGTCGTTCTTTCAGCTCGAGcacctcatcatcttcttcttcactatCAACGGCAGTTGGCTTTTTCTGCTGAAAGACCCAAACCAAAAAGGCAATGAGAAGTCCACAAAAATAGGGAGATACTTGGGAAATAAGAAGTTTCAGGATTTACAAGCACACCTTTCTAGCAGGAGCCTTCTTCGGAGCTCCTCTGCCTTTGGGTTTTGTCCCCTCGGGAACATGTCCTACGGAGAGAAAAAGATAACATGCATTCAGATGAATGAAATCTTCAGGATGGCAAAAATCGTAACTGACAATCCACCCATTTTGGGTTTCAATTTCTGTGCTGCCGACTAGCGTGTACATCCAAACACTGGCTTACTGACAAAGACGATTTTTCATTCATCAGAAAAGAACGATGCTTACCAGTTTCAGTTGTAGTACTAACTGATACTACGGATTCAGCAACAGTATCTGCTTCATTAGCTTTCTTGGTGTTATTCTTTCTTGGGTTCTTTCCTACTTGTTTAGAAGCCTTAGCGAGAGGCTTGCCTGCCCTGCCCTCCATCTGTCCTGTCACCTCCTCCACCTGGGCTTCTTCCTTCTCATGCTCCTGCATCGGTTGAAAATCAGACAAGAAAGACccaaaacaaaagagagagagagagagagagagagagagaatggatggTGATGTCCTCAAAATTGGTATGAGACGAGACGTACATCAAGTGCCGTAATGAAAGCATCAAGATCTTTCATCCACAGAGACTTTGGAgtttccttcttcaattcctgCACATCCATTTCTTGCTTTTCCTTTTCAGCCAACAGCTCTTGAACCTTTTCCAGCGTCAAGGTTCCAATCGGCATCGACAGTAGATACTCATAATCACTTGCTCTTGCAACTCTTCCCACCTCTGgtgtctcttcattttcttctgatTCCATTGCCTCGCCAGTATCAACGCCTTTGGTTTTAGGGAACGGTGTGAAACCCTTCTGCTGCAACTCGAGGACCAGATCCGCTTTCTTCCTGTTACTCACAATAATTTCTCCTTCTACCACCCCGATGATGAATCTGACTTTGTTAGACAATCTCAACAGTTTTATTTCAAGATTATCCAACATTACTTTCTGCATGAAAGTATCAAGCAAGTCAATACCACCATCTTCTCAATTAcccaaaagaaaaaatgaggggCCTAGATCAAAGCTTGCTCACCTTTCTCTTTACATAGAACTCGAGTCTTAAATGAAAGAATTCTTCAAGAACTGCAATAAAAGAAGGCACGGTGACAAGAAAGCATATATAGATTTAAGAAATTCATAGAAAGTACATAGAATAAGCAAACTTACTTTGTTCAGGACAATCATATTTCTTGATGACACCCCTTGCATCAAATAGATGCATGTTGGTTGTGCTGATCGAGGTGGTCATCTTAAATCTTTTCATTAATCCTTCTTGCTTGGCAATATTCATGTTCTCTTCAGACAGCACAACCTCAAAATGGACTGTTGTAACACCACTGTTCTGTCTGTAATCCTGCACAAGGAAACTCTCAGATGAGGTTCCAGATTCAGGGAGAGTTATGATATGATGCTCCATGAAGAGACTAAGAAATGGTATAAATGGGACCCTCCTTTCAGTAACCTGAGGTGGTAGGATCTTCATTGGACAGGCCATGCCTTACCTCCCACTATCAGATGATCCTTGCAATCCGATAGAGAAAAAATTTGGAGAGTTAAACCATTTCCTCTTTTGTGGAGTTGTTAGGCCAAACAAAAATTCCATGGAGCATTGGACATTTCCTCTTTTGTAAAAGAGGCTTCTTATGAATGATAAATGAATTGGGTTTCATAAAttaccttgatgaatggatcctTGATCTTATCGGTCCCAGACATCATGGATTCCAAGAATTCTTTGTAATCCTCCGTCCATCTACGGATTGGCAGCTCCGTAATCCTCAACGTCGTCTCATCAACTTCTTCTATGATCCCATTTACAGTATATGTCATACCGCCTTCCTTTGTTGTTGATTTCTCAATCAGCCCCTGATTTGGATAAGGATACTCTCCGAATATTAACACCACAAAACGCGAATTCCAAACCAAAGCTATTAAGCAAAGCTATTGAAGGGTAAATTCTGAATTCTGAACTTAAAGCTATTGAAGCGAAGCTATTCAAGGGTACGCTGAATTCCAAACTAAAGCTATTGAGTGAAGCTATTCAAGGGTAAGTTAAGGGAGGGAACCTTGAATCCTTTGTACCACGGATCCATCGGCTGCATTGGCTCGTCATTTAACAAGCATCTCAGGTTTGCAACAATGTCTCTTGGATTATAATTAGGAATGTAGGAGCTCCAACCTGTTCCAATTCCTTCACTTCCATTAACCAGAACCATAGGCAGGATAGGCATGTACCTGCATCACAGAAAAGGAATAGCGTGTTAAAAGATAAAGATTTCCTTCATGGTAACTAGTAGAGGCCCCCATGTTTAAAGATTTTACCAAGTGGGTTCAATAGATTGCCCGTCTTCATTCATGTAGTCCAGAAGAACATCATCGTCCTTTGGGAATAAGAACCGTGTGAGAGGCGATAGACAAGTGAATATGTACCTGGCACTCGCATGATCTTTGCCTCCCTGAATGAAAAAGCATGTGTGATCAGTGATACAACAAGATGGGCGTATAAACCTGAAGTTGCAGATGGAGGATATTGCATGCCAATTTGGCATGTGTGCAGGATCCAGGATGTTCATTTGGTCTGCTGCTATGTTTTTGCctttgcccaaaaatcaggctggagTAGTCATCAGGTGTGCCATACATTTATAACAAATGGATGCTTTTAAAGAATCCTGATCAAGACCCATGACTCACTAATGACTGGAACGGTCAGATTTTCAGATAAAGGCATATAAACTGTGGGGACCATATTGGAAGAACGCCCCCAAGATCTTGTATGTGCACATGTATATTAATAACATGATGAACAGTGATTATTCTTATTCTTTTGAAAAAATCACCTGGTGCCGGGTGCCAAACTGGCCGAGCGGTTGCATAAGGTTTATGTTGTTACTACCCACATAATCCTGAGCCATGCCGATTATGGTACTAGCAAGACTCTGCTCACCATGATGGTAAGCTGAGTGCTCAGATACATAACCAGAAAACTGTGCAACCTGCATCGAGAAATAAAAAGGATGGTTAGTTAATTAATCTTCTCTCAAGTTTCTAAGAAATTTCTTGAATTTGGATGTACTGACAGTAAGCATACCTTCGCCTCTTTGACAAAATTCTTCTTGAAAGAACTAAAAAGGATCTTCCTTTGGCCTGGTTTCAGGCCATCAACCATGGATGGGATTGATCGTTGCAAATCCGCCATGGAAAACAATATAAGCTCCTTGTTAACAAAGTCACTGTACTTGATGCGCTTATCTTTatgctcaaggtgggtccccggCTGCAAAGATGAAATCTTCATCAGAACACTAAAACCAAAAGATGGATTTTTCAATTGCAAAACTTAGATGGTATTCATCTTTTACCTCGAATTGGAGGAGCCAGTTCTTCCTTGCTTCAATCTTTTTCCTGCTGAATGCAAGTTCGATTGCATCCCCATCTTGTTCATCCATCCACATAAACTCTTTCTTGTGTTTATCAATTTCTCTGAAATATTCCTTTCCTTCATTTGCTGTACTTGTACCCAACCCCTGCAGGAGAGAGACACAACAATGAGGTATAGCAGGAAATGAATCgctgaatggaaatggaataATCACATTAGGATCAGTTTTGAGTTAATATATAGACAACAGACCTTGTAGTACTTGGTAGACCAGTCTTTGACATTTTCTCCCAAGCTTTCCTTCCATGATTCGAACTCTGGCATGTTGTAGAAGGGCAATACTTTCTTACTCTTTTTATGAGTTGCCTGTGCAACAATCACACAGCAGGATTTAGACATGGATAgaagcttgaaaacccaaaagaaaGAAATGACTCAATTACAATCAGATCCTCATTGTTTGTATTCTCATTTCATCTCTCTCTATTTTGCAAGTCACATTAGCCCTAATCAACTGAGACCAACCTTCACAATAGGCGTTACAAACTCCACCAAGAATGAAGGAATCTTGAGCAGCGATGGCCAGAACATATGGAAGAAATTTATCAGCAGTCCCTTAATGTGGGACCCGTCATGATCCTACATCAGCATTAGATTCAAACTTTAATTATGAAAGAGAAGGAATTACACCACTACAATCCTACACCAGCAAGCTACAACAACAAATTCTgtaatcaaaggagaaaaaaaggaatGGATCTTTTGGAGCTGAACCTGATCGGTCATTATCATTAGATGGCCATATCGCAGAGACTTGACGCTGTCATACTGCCGGCCCTGCTGCAACCCGAGAATTTTCTTGATATGTTGAATCTCGGCATTATCCATTATCTGCTTAGCACTCGCTTCTCGAACATTCAGGAGTTTCCCTCTCAATGGAAACACGCCGTAGTGGTTGCTACCTACAACAGAGATCCCGGCCACCTGTGCACGTAGAAACCCAACTGTAAGCTACAAAGTTGAGAAACTATAATAACTTTGTGAACTCATTATACCACTTACAGCTAGAGCCTTAGCCGAATCTCCTTCCGTCAGAATCAAAGTACATTTCTCAGCATTTCTCTTCCCAGCCTCATTAGCATCATTAAGCTTCTTAATATCAGTAATCCTTCCAATCTTGCTTCCATCAGTTTTCTTCATATCTTTGCTCTGCTTGAAATCCGCCCACGAGAGAAGATTTTCCACGACTCCAGATTTGGCCACTGAATCACAAGGTTCAAAACAGGCCACCTAAAACTTTATACTAGTTTCATTACATAAGAAGAACGAGGTATGCATGATGATTGGGAATCATATGAGACTGACCCTTTTTTAGTAATTCTTGAGAAAGCTCGCATTTAGATCCGAAACTGCTTTGACGAGTCGTCAATGTCTCTTTCGTCTGCGAATCAAATGCAGGGTTGTCAATGAGTGCATTGACGAATACCCACAAATGGTTCTTCACGGTGTGAGGCTTCATGTTCGCATCCTTGTTTTTCTTGTTTACTATGGCCACTAAATGGTTTGCGATCTGGTTAGTCACATATTCAACATGGGTTCCACCCTTGATAGTGGCGATTCCATTCACAAAGCTGACCTGATaaaaccatccaaaagaagttCCAATAAATTCATTTACAATCTAGAAATGCTAATATGATGGTCATTTGAAGACAATCTGAAGTGCAGTTCCCAACTATTGGAAGAGTTAATCTGGTGGACCATAGGCCAAAAACTGTAATGATTGGAGAACTCATTGCAAGTTTTGTTTGTCGATTGTAGATTAAGCTCATTTTTTtagctaaccatccattttcaagcCACTGTTCGGATGGTTACAACGATCCAATCACCTTTGCTTTCGGTCTGTGGGCAATCCATGCGGTGTCCCACCAAGTCCACAGTCAGGACCAACAAGGAGCCAGTTCATTTAAGATGTTCCGGCCTGCACTTCATGAAGCTCCATGAAGTGCCTCGATCATAGTAGCAATGAGTGTTGCATTGCATTAAACATGTTCCGGCCCACACTTCATGAAGCTCCATGAAGTGCTTGCCTCCATCATAGTTGCAACCCTTCACACAGTGCTAGTCAAGCAGAATCAATGGATGGAAGTAGTTTCTGAATACCTGTTGAAAGTGCCCATCACTCAAACTCACGCAAATTTCCCACCTGTCATTGACCTTCTCCGTGATCCTGATAACATAGCCAGGCAAAGAAAAACGAGAAAATCAGCTTCCGAAATTAGGAAAAGTTGGACAGgggtaaaattcttaaaattttaaacaCCAACCTCGGTACGGATTCGACGTCACGGGACTTAGCAGCAGATTGTAGGTAAAGATTAATATAATCAAGGAACGATTTCACGGGCACCTTCTGTCCGTTCAACTCAACCTTTACTGTCTTGCCAAGGCATCCAGCTACATCGACTACTCGTTTCTTCATTAAAGCAACAACGTCATCTTCCAAATGGGTCATATTGAACTTTGCCAAGTCAGGCTTAAAAGTAACTTTGGTCCAGTTTTCGCCTCCCTTGCACTTAGTAATGGAGGGCTCTGATTTATTTCCCATGTTGTTTGTGAAAACCTTAGCAGCAGGAAAAATCAAAAGGGCAGATGTATGTAAGAAAAATGGTGAAAGCATCATAAGTTCAATTCAGAGAAATGAGTGAATAATTGAAATGTTGAGCCTTGATTTCAATTTTAATAGAAAGAAAATAAGGCTGTTATTGCCAAAGAGGAACGACGGCCTGCAACCCATTGTAGGTTCGTGTCAGCTGCAATGAATTACACGTGCCAATGTGTCAAGTGTCTATGATATCCAAGCAGCGCGAAAGGTGGAACCCACCCGAAGATAGCCCGATGGAAAATCAGGCCAGCGAAATCATCAGGACAGCCATCTCTCAGATGAAAACAATGGAGGTCTTGAAGCAGTCCCAGCCAACAGACTGATCCAATGTACACATGTGACCTCCCTGTGGATGGGACTGACCTGATTTTCTCAACCAgaaatcttcatggtggggcccattttttgaATGATGGTTCATATGTCGATCACCGTTGCCACATTGACATGTGTGAAAGGGGTTGTAACTTAAGCTCACCTACAACTAGTAGGTACTCATTGCTCATTGCTAAAATATCCAAATGTCAATCCCATCTAAAAGGGTGAAATCCATATAGTACATTTTCTGTTACATGAACATCAAGAAATGGAAGTGTTGCTATGACCCTAACCAGATTGTCAGACAGTAAGTGgaagatccagactgttgatctgatgggcacaCACTTGATAACCCAATATTTTCCAGATTGGAATATCCTGACCTTTGGACCAGCTGCCCACGAATTGATGATTAACACAAAACAAAAGGCAGCAATCCTCATTTAATTGATGAAGGCCAAAGATCAAATGGTCAAGATCTTCCAATGAAACAGATCTTTGGACATTCTCCCATCAATCAACTGTCTGATCACCACCAAATCAAGGGATCCTATCATTCCTTGACCCAAGAAATGGAAAGAAACAAGAACATCAATCTTAAATCATCAGAACCCACAAATGGAAACTGAAAATTAGATcctcatttttaaaaagaaaaagaaaagaagaacatgaaaaagaaattcattACAACAATATCAAGAAACCTAGACCTTCGGATTGACAGCAATAccaaagaaacaaaaaacaaCAGAAGTCTAACATGTGAttgaaacaaaagaagataacaaATCGacccaagaaattgaatccaagatcTATAAAATACCTGTTTATACTTCTTCTGCCTCTTCCCATCAGCAGTTTGAATTACAAACTCTGTCGAGAATATATTCGTCAGCTTTGCTCCATACCCATTCCTCCCGCCCGTtgtcttcttcacattatcatcgTAATTGCTGCTCGTCAGCAAATGCCCAAAGATCAACTCAGGCACATAGACCCCTTCTTCCTGGTGGACCTCGATAGGCACTCCGTCCCCATTGTTGTAGATGCTGATGCAATTCTCTTCGGCGTTGATTTCTACCTTGACAGAGTCCATCGAGGGGTCCCTCTGTTTGTTGTCTGCTGCATTGACGAGGATCTCGTCAAAGATCTTGTAGAGGCCCGGGACGTATGTGATGGAGCGGTGGACCATCTCGCCACCCTCGTAAACCCAGAGGGTTTGGGTGTGTTTCTCGACCGACCCAATGTAGGTGTCAGGACGGAGGAGGATGTGCTCCAGCTGGGTCTTTTTCTGATAGGTCTCTTCGATTGTTTTCGCAGGCGGGGGGCCGGCGTTGAAGGCGCTGCTGGTCTGGAGTGGGAGCTTTTCGGCCATGGCTACGGGGAGGACAGACACGGAGATAGTGTCTTTGAGAGAAGGGAATTCAGATGGAGAAAATGCGACCTAGTTGGAAGAGCGTTTGATTTATAAAAGGATGGAATAACGGTAAagatatttgaattttgaattaaagCGGGATTTGAAATGGACGGTGAAGGGATTTGAAATGGGCGGTGAAGGTGGGTTGAGGGAATCGGACGGATGTGTTTTGTTGGTCTTGGGATTAGTAAAATAGAGACCCTGGACTTGATTGAAATACGAAACTGCCCTTTGGATCTCTCTTgggaagggagcggattaggtgcggctagGGGtacacatttaaccggtagaacggTGGATccagaccggaaccgaccaaacggtccggtttggttcggttctagagtgcaccggttctggttctagtttcaaaaatcaaagaactggtAACATCGATTCGGTTCTTGATTTGggagtatgtagaaccgaaccaagccgtgaaccgatccgtagaaccaaaccgtggatccgatccgtaaaACCGAAtcgatgtatttttgcacaccttataattattttctctagaataattattttcgtaaatgtatttttgcataccttatgcaatatctaaaccattcatcaaatggaccacaatatggatggacatgggcttgcaattaggctggattataaaaagcccagaactgtggaaccgatccggaaccgaactggttttaacggttcggttccagttcggttctagggtgccaacagTCCGATTTCGGTTCTaaatttcctagaaccgttaggaacggttcggttctgatttcaccccaaaaccggaccaaaccgactgtgtacacccctaggtgcaCCCGtggccggacgcggatttcctgcgaaagcctttcgcagtaagttcctgcgctggaaacttggGTGGGACTTAacgtgatgtttttaagaaatccaccccgtacatccgttttctgagctcagtttaggacttgagaccaaaattgagaaggatccaagactcaagtgggccgcactagagtaaaaggtgggtagaaaaattcctactgtttctagggtagaaagtgatgtttacatgac
This region includes:
- the LOC131222577 gene encoding DNA topoisomerase 2-like isoform X2, whose product is MAEKLPLQTSSAFNAGPPPAKTIEETYQKKTQLEHILLRPDTYIGSVEKHTQTLWVYEGGEMVHRSITYVPGLYKIFDEILVNAADNKQRDPSMDSVKVEINAEENCISIYNNGDGVPIEVHQEEGVYVPELIFGHLLTSSNYDDNVKKTTGGRNGYGAKLTNIFSTEFVIQTADGKRQKKYKQVFTNNMGNKSEPSITKCKGGENWTKVTFKPDLAKFNMTHLEDDVVALMKKRVVDVAGCLGKTVKVELNGQKVPVKSFLDYINLYLQSAAKSRDVESVPRITEKVNDRWEICVSLSDGHFQQVSFVNGIATIKGGTHVEYVTNQIANHLVAIVNKKNKDANMKPHTVKNHLWVFVNALIDNPAFDSQTKETLTTRQSSFGSKCELSQELLKKVAKSGVVENLLSWADFKQSKDMKKTDGSKIGRITDIKKLNDANEAGKRNAEKCTLILTEGDSAKALAVAGISVVGSNHYGVFPLRGKLLNVREASAKQIMDNAEIQHIKKILGLQQGRQYDSVKSLRYGHLMIMTDQDHDGSHIKGLLINFFHMFWPSLLKIPSFLVEFVTPIVKATHKKSKKVLPFYNMPEFESWKESLGENVKDWSTKYYKGLGTSTANEGKEYFREIDKHKKEFMWMDEQDGDAIELAFSRKKIEARKNWLLQFEPGTHLEHKDKRIKYSDFVNKELILFSMADLQRSIPSMVDGLKPGQRKILFSSFKKNFVKEAKVAQFSGYVSEHSAYHHGEQSLASTIIGMAQDYVGSNNINLMQPLGQFGTRHQGGKDHASARYIFTCLSPLTRFLFPKDDDVLLDYMNEDGQSIEPTWYMPILPMVLVNGSEGIGTGWSSYIPNYNPRDIVANLRCLLNDEPMQPMDPWYKGFKGLIEKSTTKEGGMTYTVNGIIEEVDETTLRITELPIRRWTEDYKEFLESMMSGTDKIKDPFIKDYRQNSGVTTVHFEVVLSEENMNIAKQEGLMKRFKMTTSISTTNMHLFDARGVIKKYDCPEQILEEFFHLRLEFYVKRKKVMLDNLEIKLLRLSNKVRFIIGVVEGEIIVSNRKKADLVLELQQKGFTPFPKTKGVDTGEAMESEENEETPEVGRVARASDYEYLLSMPIGTLTLEKVQELLAEKEKQEMDVQELKKETPKSLWMKDLDAFITALDEHEKEEAQVEEVTGQMEGRAGKPLAKASKQVGKNPRKNNTKKANEADTVAESVVSVSTTTETGHVPEGTKPKGRGAPKKAPARKKKPTAVDSEEEDDEVLELKERLAAYNIDSPSDQTAMETEESTEEPRKEPSRRNTAKKSSSTFVEVSDGEDDAMKTIPEEKQNNDDYDVDFEPELMPKGGKKGARKPANAKAKPATSGGRKRGVVKAVVLNQKLATGMLKAAENAANSPEKKVRKMRASPFNKKSSSVLGRINGKKGDDGSPESGSSSSSSHEETNMVIPPPRARSQRVNRAPAKYVVSDSEGEEEEEDATDDSEFDAE